The following DNA comes from Riemerella anatipestifer ATCC 11845 = DSM 15868.
CTCTGCCTTCCTGTTCTTGTAACTGGACTTTAATTTCCTCTGAAATAACAGACTGAAATCTTGCCACCAAATCAGGGAAAGGGTGAGGGCCTACCACGCTACCTATAATATAATGGGTGGTTGTAGGATTATTTATCCAATCTCTCAGAGCCTCATTTACAGCGTCTTTTAAAGTTTTGGAACCCGAAGTCGCAGGAACGACTTTAGCACCTAACATTTTCATTCTGGCAACATTAGGAGCTTGTCGGTCAATATCTACTTCGCCCATATAAACAATACACTCTAAACCGAGCAAGGCACACGCCGTAGCAGTGGCAACGCCGTGTTGTCCAGCACCTGTTTCGGCTATGATACGCTGTTTACCCAACTTTTTTGCTAAGAGTGCTTGCCCCAAAGCATTATTGATTTTGTGGGCTCCCGTATGGTTTAAATCTTCTCTCTTAAGATAGATTTTAGTACCATATTGTCGGCTCAAATTAGGTGCAAAATACAATGGTGTTTCCCTTCCTACATAGTTTTTTAATAAATCTTTAAACTCCTTTTGAAAATCTTCCGAATAAATGATTTCCAAGTATTTGTCTTGTAATTCTTTAACATTAGGGTAGAGCATTTCGGCGATAAAAGCACCGCCAAATTCTCCGTAATACCCTTCTTTATCTGGATTTTGATAATTCATTTTAATCTATTTCTATTGATACAAACTTAATTTAAAATTTTTAATAAGCTCCACATCTTTATTACCTGCGGAAACTTCAAATTTACTATTGAGGTCTAAAGCGATTGGTTTTTGTTTAATGGTTGAGATTTTGCCAATGTTCTCGTTAGAAATACCGCCGCTTAAAAAATAAGGTTTTGTGAGGTTTAATTCGTTTAATAGTTGCCAATCAAAGCTTTTACCTGTTCCGCCAAAGGCTTTGCTATCCGTGTCAAAAAGTAAAAAGTCTATTTCAGATAGTTCTGAAAATTCCGAAATATCAGGCACTATTTCTCCCACCCGTATCACTTTTATAATTTGGATTTCTTGTAGAAGTTTACTCTTTAAATCACGAATAAAATCAGAGGTTTCATCGCCGTGTAGTTGAACCAAATTAAGTTGAGCTTCCGTAACGATTTGAACTATTTTTTCGGTGGTTTCATTTACGAAAACGCCCACTTTTTGCTTGTGATTTAGCGAAGCGATTTCCTTTAGTGTTAAATGATTCAACACATATCTTGGTGATTTTTCATAAAATATAAAACCGAGATAATCGATTTCTAAATCTATAATTTCCCGAATTTGATTCAAATCGGTAAGTCCACAAACTTTTATTTTAGGTGCAGGTTTCATTTTTTATTTTATTTCTTCAATAAAAGATTGTAAAGCCGCTCCAACATGGTCTTGCTTCATAAAATATTCGCCCATTAAAAAAGCCTCAAAACCATTGTTTTTTAGTTTTTTATAAATTTCAGGACTATAAATGGCACTTTCGGCAACGCTTAAAGTGTCTTCAGGCAATTGGTTTCGCATTCTAATGGCGTGCTCGTAATCCACTTCAAAAGTATTGAGGTTTCGGTTGTTAATGCCTACCATTTTTAATTTGGAATAGTATTTATCAAAATCTTCACCACTATAAAATTCTAACAAGACATCTAATCCCAAGTGGTGTGCTGTATCTGTAAGGTCTTCAATCTGGGATTTAGACAAAATGTTGGCTATAAGTAAAATACAGTCTGCACCATGAGCTTTGGCTTGGTAAATTTGATAATCATCGACAATAAAGTCTTTCCTTAGCAAAGGTATATCGTAAGCATTGGCTTCTTCCAAATCGGTTAAACTTCCCCCGAAGAAAGGCGTATCCGTCAATACAGACACACAAGCCGCTCCGTATGCCTTATATAGCGGTAAAATCGCT
Coding sequences within:
- the trpC gene encoding indole-3-glycerol phosphate synthase TrpC, producing MTILDKIVDCKLDEIQQAKKQTPLEKLKDTPFFYQPTRGFIESLKSNPYGIIAEFKRKSPSKNNINIEAKIQAILPLYKAYGAACVSVLTDTPFFGGSLTDLEEANAYDIPLLRKDFIVDDYQIYQAKAHGADCILLIANILSKSQIEDLTDTAHHLGLDVLLEFYSGEDFDKYYSKLKMVGINNRNLNTFEVDYEHAIRMRNQLPEDTLSVAESAIYSPEIYKKLKNNGFEAFLMGEYFMKQDHVGAALQSFIEEIK
- a CDS encoding phosphoribosylanthranilate isomerase, translating into MKPAPKIKVCGLTDLNQIREIIDLEIDYLGFIFYEKSPRYVLNHLTLKEIASLNHKQKVGVFVNETTEKIVQIVTEAQLNLVQLHGDETSDFIRDLKSKLLQEIQIIKVIRVGEIVPDISEFSELSEIDFLLFDTDSKAFGGTGKSFDWQLLNELNLTKPYFLSGGISNENIGKISTIKQKPIALDLNSKFEVSAGNKDVELIKNFKLSLYQ
- the trpB gene encoding tryptophan synthase subunit beta; amino-acid sequence: MNYQNPDKEGYYGEFGGAFIAEMLYPNVKELQDKYLEIIYSEDFQKEFKDLLKNYVGRETPLYFAPNLSRQYGTKIYLKREDLNHTGAHKINNALGQALLAKKLGKQRIIAETGAGQHGVATATACALLGLECIVYMGEVDIDRQAPNVARMKMLGAKVVPATSGSKTLKDAVNEALRDWINNPTTTHYIIGSVVGPHPFPDLVARFQSVISEEIKVQLQEQEGRDYPDHLIACVGGGSNAAGTFYHFVNNEKVNIIAAEAGGLGVHSGETAATTALGSIGVLHGSQSLVIQTKDGQVIEPYSISAGLDYPGIGPMHANLYQQKRAEFLSINDDEALKSAFNLTKTEGIIPALESAHALAVLDKKKFGKEDIVVICLSGRGDKDMETYLKYLNI